The following coding sequences are from one Rhodothermales bacterium window:
- a CDS encoding inositol monophosphatase family protein: protein MDLSVVRDIAIDIVTQARAGILAHVEAGFSFEKKSDNSFVTTADLDAERLIRQRLAEHFPDHGILGEEFEASASTSGYTWVIDPIDGTHSFRHGIPLYGTMLALLEGDTPVVSVIDLAGIGRLYAAAKGLGSTRNGRPIRLHPLGSARIEDEVIALGERKQFVSCGLERVYDTLMTGHDHARTYCDCFGHALAAEGSVGAMVDYNIRIWDSVASVLLVEEAGGKTICLGERQDGAEKRYDWVFGKPEVVEWVRLAISD from the coding sequence ATGGACCTCTCCGTCGTTCGAGACATCGCCATCGACATTGTCACCCAGGCCCGCGCCGGCATTCTCGCGCACGTGGAGGCCGGGTTTTCGTTCGAGAAGAAGTCGGACAACAGCTTCGTCACCACCGCCGACCTCGATGCCGAGCGCCTCATCCGCCAGCGGCTCGCGGAGCACTTCCCCGACCACGGCATCCTGGGCGAGGAGTTCGAGGCTTCGGCCAGCACGAGCGGCTATACGTGGGTGATCGACCCGATCGACGGGACACACAGCTTCCGCCACGGCATCCCGCTGTACGGGACGATGCTGGCGCTACTCGAAGGCGACACGCCCGTGGTATCGGTCATCGACCTCGCCGGCATCGGCCGCCTGTACGCCGCGGCGAAAGGGCTCGGCAGCACCCGCAACGGCCGGCCGATCCGCCTGCACCCACTGGGCTCCGCGCGCATCGAGGACGAAGTGATCGCCCTGGGCGAGCGCAAGCAATTCGTGTCCTGCGGCCTGGAGCGCGTCTACGACACCCTGATGACGGGCCACGACCACGCGCGGACCTATTGCGACTGCTTCGGCCACGCGCTGGCGGCCGAGGGGTCGGTTGGCGCGATGGTGGATTACAACATCCGCATCTGGGACAGCGTGGCGTCGGTGTTGCTGGTGGAGGAGGCCGGCGGGAAAACCATCTGCCTGGGCGAACGCCAGGATGGCGCGGAAAAACGCTACGACTGGGTCTTTGGGAAGCCGGAGGTGGTGGAATGGGTGCGATTGGCGATTAGCGATTAG
- the hutI gene encoding imidazolonepropionase, whose amino-acid sequence MLLFNEISELYTPVDRIPNAAMVVEDGRFVWVGPTAELPDAYLDDVTLVSLRNRAVLPGLVDSHTHLVWAGLRVDEYLRRARGETYEAILEAGGGIHNTVRATAAASEDELLAGALDRARYMLAQGVTTLEIKSGYGLEPEQELKMLRVIRRLAAETPQHIVPTLLAHVIPAGWDRRAYVEMFCRDLIPEVAREGLATAVDVFCDRGAFTLEETRRLFEAAAAHGLAYKVHAEQLTHTGATRLAAEMGALSADHLEQTTPADWQALAASSTVATLLPGATVVLRKHLPDVRGMLDVGVKIAIATDHNPGSSPFYSLPLCLQLGMALGGMSAEEALLAGTAHAADALGLSDRGRLATGSAADFLVVDSPHALALLYPWGGPAAAEVYVGGVAINDL is encoded by the coding sequence ATGCTCCTCTTCAACGAAATATCCGAACTCTACACCCCCGTCGACCGCATTCCCAACGCGGCGATGGTGGTCGAAGACGGCCGTTTCGTCTGGGTCGGGCCGACGGCGGAACTGCCGGATGCCTACCTCGATGACGTGACGCTCGTCTCCCTCCGTAACCGGGCGGTGCTGCCCGGGCTGGTGGACAGCCACACGCACCTCGTCTGGGCCGGCTTGCGGGTGGATGAATACCTGCGCCGTGCGCGGGGCGAGACGTACGAGGCCATCCTGGAGGCCGGCGGGGGCATCCACAACACCGTCCGCGCCACGGCCGCGGCATCGGAGGACGAACTGCTGGCCGGCGCGCTGGACAGGGCGCGGTATATGCTGGCCCAGGGCGTGACGACCCTCGAAATCAAATCTGGCTACGGATTGGAGCCGGAGCAGGAGCTGAAGATGCTGCGCGTTATCCGCCGGCTTGCCGCGGAAACGCCCCAGCACATCGTACCGACCCTGCTTGCCCACGTCATCCCCGCCGGCTGGGACCGGAGGGCGTATGTGGAGATGTTTTGCCGGGACCTCATCCCGGAGGTGGCCCGCGAGGGCCTGGCCACGGCGGTGGATGTGTTCTGCGACCGTGGGGCGTTTACGCTGGAGGAGACCCGCCGCCTGTTCGAGGCGGCCGCGGCCCATGGCCTTGCGTATAAGGTCCACGCCGAACAACTCACCCACACCGGTGCCACCCGCCTGGCGGCCGAGATGGGCGCCTTGTCCGCCGATCACCTTGAACAAACCACGCCGGCCGACTGGCAGGCGCTCGCCGCCTCCTCCACGGTCGCGACGCTGCTTCCGGGCGCCACGGTGGTTCTCCGCAAGCACCTGCCAGATGTGCGGGGGATGCTGGATGTCGGCGTGAAGATCGCCATCGCCACCGACCACAACCCCGGAAGCAGTCCGTTTTACAGCCTGCCGCTCTGCCTGCAACTCGGCATGGCCCTGGGGGGGATGAGCGCCGAAGAAGCGCTGCTGGCCGGCACGGCGCACGCGGCGGATGCCCTCGGGCTATCCGACCGGGGCCGGCTCGCCACAGGGTCTGCCGCCGACTTCCTGGTGGTCGACAGTCCCCATGCCCTGGCGCTGCTCTACCCGTGGGGGGGGCCGGCGGCGGCGGAGGTGTACGTGGGGGGAGTAGCGATTAACGATTTGTGA